AATCTTGTTTTTCTTGATATACTCTGTCAATTCTGCCAAACGTGCTGCTGATGGTTCTGCATCTGGTGAGAGACCTGAGATAGATACTTGCTTGAGACCGTAGTCCAAGGCAAGGTAGTTAAAGGCAGCGTGCTGGGTCACAAAGCTCTTTTGTTTCGCTTGAGATAAGCCATCTGTGTAGGCCTTGTCCAAGGCTTGCAATTTTTCAATATAGGCAGCCGCATTCTTCTCAAAAGTCTCTTTTTTATCAGGATAATCTGCTGACAAGCTGTCACGGATATGCTCTACCAGTTTGATGGCGCGTGCTGGTGAAAGCCAAACGTGGGGATCGTAGTCGTGATGGTGACCCTCACCGCCATGATCATGCCCTTCCTCTTCTTCCTCACCACCTGGCAAGAGGAGCATATCACCTGTTGCCTTGATAGTTTTCACTTTTTTCTTATCCAAGGATTCTAACAATTTTGGAACCCATGTTTCCATATTTTCATTTTCATAGACAAAGGTATCTGCGTCTTGAATTTTGGCAACTGCCTTGGCAGACGGTTCATACTCATGGGGTTCTGTACCAGCACCGATTAGAAGTTCTACATTAGCAGTATCTCCTGCGACTTGTTTGGTAAATTCGTAGACAGGGTAAAAGGTTGTCACGATATTTAGCTTCCCATCTGCCTGTTTTTGATTGGAACAAGCCACTAAAAACAGGGCACATAGACTAGCCAGTAGTAAGCTAATTTTTTTCATTTCATTCTCCTATTTGATAAAACGTTTCAGTAGACTGACTAACAAAAAGACAGCTACAAAGATAATGGTAATACTAGCGCTAGCAGGGGTTTCCGCATAGTAGGAAATATAAAGTCCTGCCACCATTCCCAAAAAGCCAATAGCGCTGGCTAGTAACATAACGGATTTGAAGTTTTTCCCCAGACGAAGGGCAATACTAGCTGGCAAGACCATAATGGTCGATACCAAAAGAGCTCCTGCTGCTGGAATCATAAGGGCAATCGCCACCCCTGTCACCATGTTAAAGAGGATAGACATGGTACGAACTGGCAAGCCATCCACAAAGGCCGTGTCCTCATCAAAAGTCAGGATATACATTGGTCGCAAGAACAAGAAAGTCAAGAGCAAAACGACCGCAGCAATGGCAAAGAGGAAAATCACCTGCTCCTGGCTAATAGTCACAATAGACCCAAAGAGATATTGGTCCAAACTCATGGAACTCGAACTTTTCCCCTTACTCATCACGATAAGGGAGACTGCAAGCCCTGTTGACATGAGGATAGCTGTCCCGATTTCCATAAAGTTCTTATAGACTGTACGGAGATACTCCAGAAAGACAGCAGCGATCAGGACAATAGCAATGGTTGAAATAGTTGGAGAAATCCCCAAAACCAGACCAAAGGCAACCCCTGACAAGGAAACGTGACTAAGAGTATCACTCATCAAACTCTGACGACGTAAGATAAGGAAGGTCCCAAGAACTGGTGAAAAGAGGCTCATGGCAATGACAGCCAAGAAGGCCCGCTGCATAAAGTCATAAGATAACAAACTAAGCATGGTCCACCTCCTGGTCGCTTTCGTGAACGTTAAAACAACGCCACGGCGAGTCTTGGTTACGGACTAGATGGATATTGCGATCCGCATAGTCCTTGACCTCCTCAGGGTCATGGGTAATCATCAAAACAGCCTTGCCATGATGATGAGCACTGTGGTGCATGAGTTCGTAAAATTCATTTTTGCTTCCAGCATCCATCCCTGTTGTCGGCTCATCCAAGACAAAGATATCTGGGTCAGAAGCAAACATCCGAGCAATAACCGCTCGTTGCTTTTGCCCTCCTGAGAGGGAGCCAATTCGTTTGTCACGATGTTCCCACATACCAACTGAGTCTAGACTGGCCTTGATATGTTCCTCATCATGGGCATTCAAGCGACGGAACCAGCCCTTTCGCGGATAGCGACCAGACTTGACAAATTCATAAACTGTACTTGGAAAACCAGCATTAAAACTGGCAATCTGCTGAGGAAGATAAGCTATCCTAAGCTTTTTTCCATGAGTATTTATCTTTGAGATGGTTACCTTGCCAAATCTCGGCTGCAAGATGCCTAGACTCGCCTTGATAAGCGTCGTCTTGGCAGCTCCATTTTCACCAGTCAGGGTGACAAACTCCCCGCTATCAACACTGTAGTTGATATGCTCGAGGACAGGTTCCTTGTCATAATAGAAAGACAAGTCCTCTACTGTAATATACCGCATTATTTAATTTCTCCTACTAAAGCAGTTAAAAACCGCTGGATAACTTCTTGTTCATTTGGAGTAAACTGACTTGCCACTTGTTCATAGGCTGAGAGCGTGTGTTCATGATGATGGTGGTGTTCTGCCGCTACTGGTCGAGCTAGTTCTGTCAGTTGGTAAAAAATCACACGCGCATCTTTTGGATCTCTCGATGTCTCTAACATACCCTCTTTGACCAAAGACTTGATAGCCTTGGTCACTGCCGCCTGACTGACATTGAGACGACGGGCCAACTCCGAGTTGGTTAGGGATTCTTCTGATAAGAGCACGAGGATGTGTTCCTGAGTATTGGTCAAGGCAACGTCACTCGTGCAATGCCCGATTAGAATTTCATGCTGGTTCTCAGATCTCAAGATCACCTCGTTTAAAAAGTTATCGATTTCCTGCGCAAGCTGTCTCATGTGTTACTCCTTCCCTAGCTATCTTTTTCGTAAAAAAACATAGATAGCCACCGATTCTTTACTGGTTAATTATATCATAAACCAAAAAAGAGTCAAGGGAAAAAGGCGTAAAAACGTTTCCCTAGACTCTTCTAGATATGAAATTTAACCTATTTTTGCTTTGGTTTTCGACTCGACAAGATACCTGCCAAACCAGCTACCATTCCCATTAAGAGCAAGAAGATGGACTGTTCGCTTCCTGTATTTGGGAGGGCTTTTTCTGAGACAACTGCTTTCTTGCTAAATTGACCTGCCACCTCATAAGTCAATGGCACATTTGTAGTCGCATCGTTAGCAGCCGCATTCGTTTGAGGTGTTTCTACTGGTAGACTAAAGTTTTTAGAATCCACAGAAATCGTCCGTGAGTTCGGATTGATCTTTTCATACTGGGTCAAATCAGCGGTTTTCAGATACTCTTCAAAGGCTGCATCCATAGAAGGACCTTCTTCACGCGCGCCGCCTAACATAGTGTAGCCATCACCACCCGCAGCTAAGAAATCATTGGTTGCAAGATAGTAAGTTTTTGCGAGGTCTAGGAGATCATAACGACCAGTCGCGCGGTTTTTAACCTGGATGGCCAAGACACGTTTACCTGATGGTAGGTTGGTATCATAGTAGACCTTCACACCTGAAACTTGCAAGAATCCACCACTTGGTTCTAGCAATGGTTGTCCGTTCTCATCCAAGACCTTCTTGCCATCCTTATCGACCTGCAAGATAGATCCGAGTGATTTTTCAAACATATCCAAAACTTGTTGCCCCGTCACTTGGATTTGTGAGATGGTATTTCCAAATGGAAGAACAGCAATGACATTTCCTTTCGTAATCGGTTTGCCTTTTGCAATAGTTTCACGCAAGCCACCACCATTTGTCACAGCGATGTCAGTCGGATGGCTAAATCCTGTCTGACCGTACTGATAGAGGGAGTCCGCTACGACGTTTCCGAGGTTGGTTTCACGAACCCGAACATTTTCACGATCTCCGTTGAGTTCTACAGGGCTGTTTGAAACGACTTCAACAGCATTTTCAGCATCGTATTTTTGTTTAATGTCTTTGACTAGTTTTTCAACTGTTGGATTGGCTGGTAATTTTTTAGCATCAGCAGCCGGAATCTGAGTTGGATTGCCCAAAAGCTGACGTGATTTGTAGATAACCTTCCCAACATTATGAAGGTAACTTCCTGTTTGGTTATAGGTAACATTGTCGCCATAAGTTGTGGAAGCTACTGTATGAGAATGCCCATCAATAACTGTCACACGTTTGCCTTTGAGACGAGGATTTTTAGATAGAGCTTCTGCCAAGGTTGAACCACGCCACTCGACTGGAGTTGTGGTATCTACACCCAAGTGAGCGAGCACAACGTAGTGTTTGTAGTCCTTACCTTCTGCACGAGCCTTAGCTTGAACTTCTTCGATGACCTTATTGACTTCAGAGATTGGATCTGTAAAAGTTACCCCTTTGACATTTTTAGGGTGAGTTTTGGTAGCTGTTTCAGGTGTTGTCACGCCGATTACAACAAACTCATCACCTTCCACAGTCTTATCTTTATCAACGATTGTAGAAGCTTCAAAGAGACGAGCACCATTGACGTAGGTATTTGAACTAAGTAATGGGAATTTCAAGATTTCCTTGTATTTCTTAGCTTCGTCTAAACCAAAGTCAAACTCATGGTTTCCTACTGCCATGGCATCATACTGCATCTGATTGAGAATTTCAGCGCGCGCTTCACCCTTAGTAGAGTTGGAAATCGGTAAACCTTGGAAAGCGTCTCCCGCATCAACAACTAGAGTATTTTGATTTGATTTCGCACGCTCCTGTTCAATGACAGTCGCTAACTTGGCATCTCCAATTACTCCCTTTTCCTCTACAATACGACCATGGACATCATTGGTGTGTAAAATAACGGTGTCCTTGTCTTCGCCTTTAGTAGATTCAGCAGGAGCTGACGGAGCTTCTGCAGGTGCATCTGCTTCTGAAGTTGCCGAAGTTTCCGGTACCGCAGGGCTCTCAACAGGAGCTGGAGTCGCCGACATAGCAGGAGTCGCTACAACAGCTGAACTTTCTGCAGGAGTCGTTGCTTCTTCAGCATAGACTTGTCCAGCTAAGAAGGCTGGAGCTAACAGGGCTGTCGACAAGACAGGTAACAAAGAACGTTTGTTCATTATAAAATCCCTTTCTTTTCTTTTTCTCTTTTATATTATACGCTATTTCTAAAAATTTTGAAACTTTTGACCTATTTGTATCTTAAATATTCGCCATTTAAACAAAAAAGCTTGGGTTTAAATCCCAAACTTTTAGCTCATTTTATTGGAAATCTTTGATGTTCCCATCATAGGTCGCCCAGTCCTTGCTAAAGAAGCGGTCATTCATCTTGTAGTCTGGAGCTGGTTTCGGATCCGTCAAGAAAGGATTGACAACCTTATCAAAAGTCAGCCAACCTAACCATCCTAGATGAATGGTATCCTTAACAAAATAAGGGTCCCCTCCATTTTTTGAAAAATCAGCAATATTGGTAAAACCCTGACTTTCTAATTGGTAACGAATTTTCTCCACTGCATGTTGGTACATCTCTTCGCTGAGCCCTGTGTACTCCATCCACTTCTTGTTAACCGGCTGGATGACAAAGAGCACATTGACATTCGACTTAGCAAATTGATTGAGGACCAGCTGCAAATCATTGTATTCAGAGGACTTGAGGAAGTTGTAATTTTTTTGATACCCTTCCCATTTTTTTAAATCCTTTTGAATCTCTCTCGTATAGAAATGATTTTCCATCCCCATATCGTTATTAGTCGTATTTGCCTCTGCATCCTTACGAACAATTTTTTCTAACTCATCATAAGAAAATTGATCCGGAAGATCTTTTAAATAGTTCTCCACGTGTTCCTTGTACTTGAGTTGTCCTCGAATGGAGAATTGTCCAAAGAGAGCGGATTGTTTTTCGTTGAATCGCGCAAAAATATCAATAGCAACCTGATCAACATCTGATAATTCTTCACCCTTTGACAGTTTTTGAACAATGCCTTTTAATGCAACATTAGGATTCTGCTTTAACAATCGAATAGCCGCATGCTTTGCAGCAATGTCACCAGATTGATTTCCCAAAAAAGCTGTCAATTGGTCACTGTTAAAAAATCTCTGAAACGCTGCGGGTTCATAATCTGTCTCCGTAAACCACTGAGGCGAAATCACAAATACAGCCTGCTTATTCTCTATTTCTGGCAAAATTTGCTGTAGACCAAAATATTGATTGAGAGAGGCTGCTCCTGCTTGACCTAGAAAGTAAGGACGATAGGGACGATGGTATTTTTCCGCTAAAACAGCTGGATGTACACTATCAAATCGAATCCATTCACTGGACCCTAGAAAAGGAATAAAGCGCATATTTGGA
This Streptococcus oralis DNA region includes the following protein-coding sequences:
- a CDS encoding metal ABC transporter permease, with translation MLSLLSYDFMQRAFLAVIAMSLFSPVLGTFLILRRQSLMSDTLSHVSLSGVAFGLVLGISPTISTIAIVLIAAVFLEYLRTVYKNFMEIGTAILMSTGLAVSLIVMSKGKSSSSMSLDQYLFGSIVTISQEQVIFLFAIAAVVLLLTFLFLRPMYILTFDEDTAFVDGLPVRTMSILFNMVTGVAIALMIPAAGALLVSTIMVLPASIALRLGKNFKSVMLLASAIGFLGMVAGLYISYYAETPASASITIIFVAVFLLVSLLKRFIK
- a CDS encoding metal ABC transporter ATP-binding protein; protein product: MRYITVEDLSFYYDKEPVLEHINYSVDSGEFVTLTGENGAAKTTLIKASLGILQPRFGKVTISKINTHGKKLRIAYLPQQIASFNAGFPSTVYEFVKSGRYPRKGWFRRLNAHDEEHIKASLDSVGMWEHRDKRIGSLSGGQKQRAVIARMFASDPDIFVLDEPTTGMDAGSKNEFYELMHHSAHHHGKAVLMITHDPEEVKDYADRNIHLVRNQDSPWRCFNVHESDQEVDHA
- the adcR gene encoding zinc-dependent MarR family transcriptional regulator, which codes for MRQLAQEIDNFLNEVILRSENQHEILIGHCTSDVALTNTQEHILVLLSEESLTNSELARRLNVSQAAVTKAIKSLVKEGMLETSRDPKDARVIFYQLTELARPVAAEHHHHHEHTLSAYEQVASQFTPNEQEVIQRFLTALVGEIK
- the nt5e gene encoding cell surface ecto-5'-nucleotidase Nt5e produces the protein MNKRSLLPVLSTALLAPAFLAGQVYAEEATTPAESSAVVATPAMSATPAPVESPAVPETSATSEADAPAEAPSAPAESTKGEDKDTVILHTNDVHGRIVEEKGVIGDAKLATVIEQERAKSNQNTLVVDAGDAFQGLPISNSTKGEARAEILNQMQYDAMAVGNHEFDFGLDEAKKYKEILKFPLLSSNTYVNGARLFEASTIVDKDKTVEGDEFVVIGVTTPETATKTHPKNVKGVTFTDPISEVNKVIEEVQAKARAEGKDYKHYVVLAHLGVDTTTPVEWRGSTLAEALSKNPRLKGKRVTVIDGHSHTVASTTYGDNVTYNQTGSYLHNVGKVIYKSRQLLGNPTQIPAADAKKLPANPTVEKLVKDIKQKYDAENAVEVVSNSPVELNGDRENVRVRETNLGNVVADSLYQYGQTGFSHPTDIAVTNGGGLRETIAKGKPITKGNVIAVLPFGNTISQIQVTGQQVLDMFEKSLGSILQVDKDGKKVLDENGQPLLEPSGGFLQVSGVKVYYDTNLPSGKRVLAIQVKNRATGRYDLLDLAKTYYLATNDFLAAGGDGYTMLGGAREEGPSMDAAFEEYLKTADLTQYEKINPNSRTISVDSKNFSLPVETPQTNAAANDATTNVPLTYEVAGQFSKKAVVSEKALPNTGSEQSIFLLLMGMVAGLAGILSSRKPKQK